The segment AGAAACAAAATATACTCCCATATCGGGAATTCCAGAATTACGCCAAGCAATTGCAACCAAGTTTAAAAGAGAAAATAATCTTAACTATCAACCAGAGCAAATTATCGTTGGTACCGGTGGTAAACAAATCCTCTTCAATGCCTTTATGGCAACTTTAAATAAAGGAGACGAAGTTATCATTCCATCTCCTTATTGGGTGAGTTATCCGGAAATGGTCACACTCAATGATGGTACACCTGTCTTTGTAGAAACCAAAGCCGCGTTTTCTTATAAACTTCAACCGCAAGATCTAGAAGCTGCCATCACACCTAAAACCAAATGGTTTATTTTTAATTCTCCTTCAAATCCATCAGGTGCCGCTTATACATACGACGAATTAAAAAAACTAACAGATGTTTTGCTAGAATATCCCCATGTTTATATCCTCACCGATGACATCTATGAACATCTAACATATGAAGGCTTCACCTTCGTTACTCCAGCAGAAGTAGAACCAAAGCTTTATGACCGCACACTTACCATGAACGGTGTTTCTAAAGCCTATGCCATGACAGGTTGGCGAATCGGTTATGCGGGGGGACCGCAGGAATTGATTAAAGCCATGGATACCATTCAAGGTCAGCAAACATCCGGCACAAGCTCTATCTCACAATGGGCTGCTGTCGAAGCTCTTACTGGTCCACAAGATTTTATCGCTCAAAATAAAACGACTTTCCAAGCACGGCGTGATCTCGTCGTTTCCATGTTAAACCAAGCGCCTGGCATTCACTGTCCAACACCAGAAGGCGCCTTTTATGTTTATCCTTCCTGTGCAGAACTCATTGGCAAAAAAACACCGGAAGGTAAAATCATTTCCCATGATGAAGACTTTGTCATAGCACTTCTAGAAGCAGAATCAATTGCTGTTGTTCATGGTTCTGCTTTTGGACTAGGACCAGCTTTTCGCATTTCTTATGCAACATCGGAAAAGTTACTTGAAGAGGCTTGCTTACGTATCCAACGTTTTTGTAATAGTTTGCTTTAAAAACTTAGCGTGTTACTCCACTAGTCATATCTTTACCGCACATCAATTTCTTTGGACGGTTTTTAACTGTTAAATTATGCATGAACAAACTTTGTAAAACACATATAACAGTAAAAATGCATGACGATACAAGCAAAAAACAAAAGAAAAAGCTGAAATGCTTTACTTGAAAAGAGGGATTACACGTCATTTTAAGAATGATATTTGAGATATCTTTTTCCCATATTGAAGCTTATACTGTTGGCTATTTTAACTCTACAACGAAGAAACAATTCTTTTGGGATATTATAGTTATCTCCATTACTAAAAAGTTTTTATATACTCATAAGATTCACACTATTTAACTCAATTTATGAAGCTAAAAATGAGCCCTTTATAAAAACGATACCCTTTAATCAAACTTTTTTATTTTGCAATGATCATTGTAATCCAAAGCTTCTCACATATTATGTGCCCCAAATTGTTAGACACTCATAAAATTTATGAAAAATTTTTCTACCATCTTCTAAGATATTCATATTTTTAAAAGCTTATTTCAAAAGCTAAAAAAAAGCCGGACAAACGTCCGGCAAATTTGGAAAATCTCCAGAGATAAAATCAATCTAGTAGACTTTCATAAGGGAACACTCAAGAAAATGCAATGGGAGGCAACATAATCAAGAGAT is part of the Bartonella machadoae genome and harbors:
- a CDS encoding pyridoxal phosphate-dependent aminotransferase, encoding MAFIAERLSHIKPSATIAVSQKARNLKALGRDVIALSAGEPDFDTPNNIKNAAIEAIRRGETKYTPISGIPELRQAIATKFKRENNLNYQPEQIIVGTGGKQILFNAFMATLNKGDEVIIPSPYWVSYPEMVTLNDGTPVFVETKAAFSYKLQPQDLEAAITPKTKWFIFNSPSNPSGAAYTYDELKKLTDVLLEYPHVYILTDDIYEHLTYEGFTFVTPAEVEPKLYDRTLTMNGVSKAYAMTGWRIGYAGGPQELIKAMDTIQGQQTSGTSSISQWAAVEALTGPQDFIAQNKTTFQARRDLVVSMLNQAPGIHCPTPEGAFYVYPSCAELIGKKTPEGKIISHDEDFVIALLEAESIAVVHGSAFGLGPAFRISYATSEKLLEEACLRIQRFCNSLL